A section of the Babesia microti strain RI chromosome I, complete genome genome encodes:
- a CDS encoding casein kinase 1 (overlaps_old_locusTagID:BBM_I02500), with protein sequence MIGRSLEIRVGGNYRLGRKIGSGSFGDIFIGTHITTGEDVAIKLESHRSRHPQLLYESKLYKLLAGGVGIPTIHWYGIEGEYNILIMDLLGPSLEDLFTICNRKLSLKSVLMLADQMLNRIEYCHSKNFIHRDIKPDNFLIGRGKKMSIVYIIDFGLAKKYRDSKTAQHICYREGKNLTGTARYASINTHLGIEQSRRDDMEALGYVLLYFMRGSLPWQGLKANSKKDKYDKISEKKIAIPVDLLCKQLPFEFVTFINYARSLRFEDRPDYSYLRRILKDLFFRQGYQYDFIFDWTFLHTAQLMRSMMTEDIERFERIDRMAKDRERDKEEQARPGQVLNNKPR encoded by the exons ATGATTGGAAGATCATTGGAAATTAGGGTTGGCGGGAACTACCGATTGGGACGAAAAATCGGTAGTGGCTCATTTGgtgacatttttattgGCACACATATAACCACAGGAGAGGATGTGGCCATAAAGCTAGAGTCTCACCGGTCTCGCCATCCCCAATTATTATACGAGTCCAAGCTATATAAGCTCTTAGCAGGTGGTG TGGGAATACCAACCATCCACTGGTATGGAATTGAGGGGGAGTACAATATCTTAATAATGGACTTACTTGGGCCTTCATTGGAAGActtatttacaatttgcaACAGAAAGTTGAGTTTGAAGAGTGTGTTGATGCTAGCGGACCAGATGCTAAATCGCATCGAATATTGTcattccaaaaatttcatccaTCGAGATATTAAACCAGACAACTTTCTCATTGGGAGGGGAAAGAAAATGTcaattgtgtatataatagATTTTGGTCTTGCCAAGAAGTATAGGGACTCTAAAACAGCTCAGCATATTTGTTATCGTGAAGGTAAAAATCTCACAGGCACAGCGCGCTATGCCAGCATAAATACACACTTGGGCATTGAACAATCCAGAAGAGATGACATGGAAGCTTTAGGCTATGTTTTACTTTACTTCATGAGGGGGAGTTTGCCATGGCAGGGTCTCAAGGCTAACAGTAAGAAGGATAAGTATGACAAGATTAGCGAGAAAAAAATCGCAATCCCCGTCGATCTTCTTTGCAAACAGCTGCCCTTTGAGTTTGTCACTTTTATCAACTATGCTAGATCACTACGCTTTGAAGATAGACCTGATTATAGTTATTTGAGGAGGATACTTAAAGATTTATTCTTCAGGCAAGGGTACCAGTATGATTTCATATTTGATTGGACATTTTTGCATACAGCTCAATTGATGCGTTCTATGATGACTGAAGATATTGAGAGGTTTGAGAGGATTGATAGAATGGCCAAGGATCGAGAGAGGGACAAGGAAGAACAA GCTCGACCTGGCCAGGTCTTAAATAATAAGCCTAGGTAA